A stretch of Brassica rapa cultivar Chiifu-401-42 chromosome A08, CAAS_Brap_v3.01, whole genome shotgun sequence DNA encodes these proteins:
- the LOC103832685 gene encoding sodium/calcium exchanger NCL, whose amino-acid sequence MRFRSLISLLFLLFFTSSAYARLVSLHPSSTDLISDGVNGEPLINSRSIIKTVVSAEEKEEACEQTYGFMPCTKTALGNVFLILVYGFLMFTAATYLSAGSELLLEILGPGIVGGLFLPMLGALPDAMLIMVSGLSGDAATAQTQVSVGMGLLAGSTVMLLTVIWGTCTVVGKCDLRDSIAVNNQDTKGFHLKDSGVTVDVWTSYAARIMAISVIPFIIVQLPQMLDSTSGRHLAVLVALILSVLMLISYCVYQVFQPWIQRRRLAFAKHKHVISGILRHLKQHALGRLLNDEGQPDEHVIRRLFETIDANKDGHLSAAELKALIIGISFEDIDFDKDDAVGKVLQDFDKTLDEQVDQEEFVRGIKRWLIQAMGAAGPSGPDAGPRTMKFLDHFHVQTKREHALLGDNENGENDEESGEVADPKWITIKAALLLLLGAAIAAAFADPLVDTVNNFSAATGIPSFFISFIALPLATNSSEAVSAIIFASRKKIRTASLTFSELCGGVTMNNILCLSVFLAIVYLRGLTWNFSSEVLVILIVCLVMGGFASFRTTYPLWTCFIAYLLYPFSLGLVYILDYWFGWS is encoded by the exons ATGAGATTCAGATCTCTGAtctctctcctcttcctcctcttcttcactTCCTCCGCTTACGCTCGACTCGTCTCCCTACATCCATCTTCCACTGATCTCATCTCCGATGGAGTCAACGGCGAACCTCTCATCAACTCCAGATCGATCATCAAAACTGTGGTCTCTGCCGAAGAGAAAGAGGAAGCTTGTGAACAGACATATGGGTTCATGCCGTGTACTAAAACAGCGCTTGGAAACGTGTTCTTGATCTTGGTTTATGGGTTTCTCATGTTCACGGCGGCGACGTATCTCTCCGCCGGAAGTGAGCTTTTGCTCGAGATCTTGGGTCCTGGAATCGTCGGTGGCTTGTTTTTACCGATGCTCGGAGCTCTTCCTGACGCTATGCTGATCATGG TGTCTGGTCTCTCTGGAGACGCGGCAACTGCACAAACCCAAGTCTCTGTGGGAATGGGTTTGCTCGCTGGCTCCACCGTTATGCTTCTCACTGTCATCTGGGGAACTTGCACTGTTGTTGGCAAGTGTGACCTTCGTGATTCCATTGCTGTAAATAACCAAGACACCAAAGGCTTCCATCTCAAAG ATTCTGGTGTAACTGTTGATGTTTGGACCAGCTATGCTGCAAGAATCATGGCTATATCGGTTATACCGTTCATCATTGTCCAGCTTCCACAGATGTTGGACTCAACTTCTGGAAGACATTTGGCTGTGTTGGTTGCTCTTATCCTCTCGGTTCTTATGTTGATCTCATACTGTGTATATCAG GTCTTCCAACCATGGATCCAAAGGAGACGGCTTGCTTTTGCAAAGCACAAGCATGTTATATCAGGAATCTTAAGGCACTTGAAACAACATGCTTTGGGAAGGCTTCTTAATGATGAAGGTCAGCCTGATGAACATGTCATTCGAAG GTTGTTTGAGACAATTGATGCAAACAAGGACGGACACTTATCAGCAGCTGAGCTTAAGGCGCTTATCATTGGAATCAGCTTTGAGGATATAGATTTTGACAAGGATGATGCTGTGGGAAAAGTTCTTCAAGATTTTGACAAGACTCTTGATGAACAAGTTGATCAAGAAGAGTTTGTCCGTGGGATTAAGCGTTGGCTTATTCAGGCAATGGGAGCTGCTGGTCCTTCTGGTCCTGATGCCGGTCCTCGAACCATGAAGTTCCTTGATCATTTCCATGTg CAAACAAAGAGAGAGCATGCTCTGTTGGGAGACAATGAAAATGGCGAGAATGATGAGGAATCAGGGGAGGTTGCAGATCCAAAATGGATCACCATTAAAGCAGCTTTGTTGCTACTTTTAGGAGCAGCCATTGCTGCTGCGTTTGCTGATCCTTTGGTCGACACAGTTAACAACTTCTCCGCAGCCACAGGGATCCCATCTTTCTTCATTTCCTTCATTGCTTTGCCTTTAGCCACCAACTCAAGTGAAGCTGTCTCTGCCATCATCTTTGCCTCTCGCAAAAAGATCAGAACCGCCTCCTTAACTTTCTCCGAGCTATGTGGTGGAGTGACAATGAACAAcattctctgtctctctgtGTTCTTAGCGATCGTTTACCTTAGAGGATTAACGTGGAACTTCTCATCAGAAGTGTTGGTGATCCTCATAGTTTGTCTGGTGATGGGAGGTTTTGCTAGCTTCCGCACAACGTATCCTCTATGGACATGTTTCATAGCATACTTGCTTTACCCATTCTCTTTGGGTCTGGTCTATATTCTCGATTACTGGTTTGGCTGGTCTTAG
- the LOC103832686 gene encoding uncharacterized protein LOC103832686 isoform X2, translated as MSISRVFFSDLKSGKCSSVVEARLLRFWEARNVKRGGELMWVDMLLMDVNSTLIQATINANRLPRFRDRLAAGTMYSVSGFDVARCAQNFKLVDSSLMIRFNDSTEFDVLSDPVSPIPAEGFRFRNQTELVGLANTNTQLPDIIGEIVAVKSTVSDPPEDKNRVMVTVKLENDVSVTLSLFDAQAVLFHQKLGGMRDDPKVIVATSINPKMVGGRLFLNATSGTHVYYDKETHAGESLFYRLVARDTGLPSAAPLLKSYAKVETVTIAELNHFITTDSPQQEIDFLCTARVSRVESDKGWCYVACSKCSKKLQRTVTSFECARCNNPHAVGSLRYRVEMVVTDDTAEGTFVCFDGVMTKLHNLRASEAVQLLAEEGVNPEDSVMPPFVAGMERKTYTFQVRVTPYNFTVNHQTFTVSRIINEVERAPAPEFVDDEGDDNDDDDAPDGPNNRVESGSGKGNCETSKRAGKEPVGNVRKRARIA; from the exons ATGTCTATTTCGAGAGTCTTCTTCTCTGACCTGAAGTCCGGCAAATGCTCCTCCGTCGTCGAGGCCCGGCTTCTACGGTTCTGGGAGGCGAGGAACGTCAAACGCGGTGGCGAGCTGATGTGGGTCGATATGCTACTTATGGACGTGAAT TCGACTTTGATCCAAGCTACTATCAACGCGAATCGGCTTCCAAGGTTCCGAGATAGGCTCGCCGCCGGGACGATGTACTCTGTTTCTGGCTTTGACGTGGCTCGCTGTGCTCAGAACTTCAAGCTTGTGGACTCTTCTTTGATGATCCGGTTTAACGATTCCACCGAGTTTGACGTGTTATCTGATCCGGTCTCGCCAATACCGGCAGAGGGATTCCGGTTCCGTAACCAGACCGAGTTGGTTGGTTTAGCCAATACAAACACTCAGCTTCCAG ATATTATTGGTGAAATCGTGGCGGTGAAGAGCACCGTGTCTGACCCTCCGGAGGATAAGAACCGTGTCATGGTCACCGTCAAATTAGAAAA TGATGTGTCTGTCACTCTTAGTCTGTTTGACGCTCAAGCCGTTTTATTCCACCAGAAGCTTGGAGGCATGCGTGATGATCCTAAAGTGATTGTTGCCACAAGCATAAACCCGAAGATGGTTGGAG GTCGTTTATTCCTCAACGCAACGTCAGGAACACATGTTTATTATGATAAGGAGACACATGCAGGAGAGTCTTTATTTTACCG ATTGGTGGCTAGAGACACTGGTCTTCCGTCTGCCGCACCTCTCTTGAAGTCTTATGCGAAGGTTGAGACTGTGACAATTGCAGAGCTTAACCATTTTATCACTACGGATTCGCCACAG CAGGAAATAGATTTCTTATGCACTGCGAGAGTTTCTCGGGTTGAATCGGACAAAGGGTGGTGCTATGTTGCGTGTTCTAAGTGCAGCAAGAAATTGCAACGCACTGTCACTTCTTTCGAATGTGCAcgctgtaataaccctcatgcgGTCGGATCTTTACG TTATCGCGTTGAGATGGTTGTAACTGATGATACTGCTGAAGGGACATTTGTTTGCTTTGATGGTGTTATGACGAAGTTGCATAATCTCCGGGCAAGTGAGGCGGTCCAGTTACTG GCTGAAGAAGGAGTGAACCCTGAGGATTCCGTGATGCCTCCGTTCGTTGCAGGAATGGAACGCAAGACCTACACTTTCCAAGTCCGTGTCACGCCCTACAACTTCACCGTCAACCACCAGACGTTCACCGTGTCGCGTATCATCAATGAGGTTGAGCGTGCACCAGCTCCAGAATTTGTCGATGAT GAAGGTGAtgacaatgatgatgatgatgcgcCAGACGGGCCTAACAACCGTGTGGAGTCTGGTTCCGGCAAGGGCAATTGTGAGACATCAAAGAGAGCTGGAAAGGAGCCAGTCGGTAATGTGCGTAAGAGGGCGCGTATTGCTTAA
- the LOC103832686 gene encoding uncharacterized protein LOC103832686 isoform X4, with amino-acid sequence MWVDMLLMDVNSTLIQATINANRLPRFRDRLAAGTMYSVSGFDVARCAQNFKLVDSSLMIRFNDSTEFDVLSDPVSPIPAEGFRFRNQTELVGLANTNTQLPDIIGEIVAVKSTVSDPPEDKNRVMVTVKLENDVSVTLSLFDAQAVLFHQKLGGMRDDPKVIVATSINPKMVGGRLFLNATSGTHVYYDKETHAGESLFYRLVARDTGLPSAAPLLKSYAKVETVTIAELNHFITTDSPQQQEIDFLCTARVSRVESDKGWCYVACSKCSKKLQRTVTSFECARCNNPHAVGSLRYRVEMVVTDDTAEGTFVCFDGVMTKLHNLRASEAVQLLAEEGVNPEDSVMPPFVAGMERKTYTFQVRVTPYNFTVNHQTFTVSRIINEVERAPAPEFVDDEGDDNDDDDAPDGPNNRVESGSGKGNCETSKRAGKEPVGNVRKRARIA; translated from the exons ATGTGGGTCGATATGCTACTTATGGACGTGAAT TCGACTTTGATCCAAGCTACTATCAACGCGAATCGGCTTCCAAGGTTCCGAGATAGGCTCGCCGCCGGGACGATGTACTCTGTTTCTGGCTTTGACGTGGCTCGCTGTGCTCAGAACTTCAAGCTTGTGGACTCTTCTTTGATGATCCGGTTTAACGATTCCACCGAGTTTGACGTGTTATCTGATCCGGTCTCGCCAATACCGGCAGAGGGATTCCGGTTCCGTAACCAGACCGAGTTGGTTGGTTTAGCCAATACAAACACTCAGCTTCCAG ATATTATTGGTGAAATCGTGGCGGTGAAGAGCACCGTGTCTGACCCTCCGGAGGATAAGAACCGTGTCATGGTCACCGTCAAATTAGAAAA TGATGTGTCTGTCACTCTTAGTCTGTTTGACGCTCAAGCCGTTTTATTCCACCAGAAGCTTGGAGGCATGCGTGATGATCCTAAAGTGATTGTTGCCACAAGCATAAACCCGAAGATGGTTGGAG GTCGTTTATTCCTCAACGCAACGTCAGGAACACATGTTTATTATGATAAGGAGACACATGCAGGAGAGTCTTTATTTTACCG ATTGGTGGCTAGAGACACTGGTCTTCCGTCTGCCGCACCTCTCTTGAAGTCTTATGCGAAGGTTGAGACTGTGACAATTGCAGAGCTTAACCATTTTATCACTACGGATTCGCCACAG CAGCAGGAAATAGATTTCTTATGCACTGCGAGAGTTTCTCGGGTTGAATCGGACAAAGGGTGGTGCTATGTTGCGTGTTCTAAGTGCAGCAAGAAATTGCAACGCACTGTCACTTCTTTCGAATGTGCAcgctgtaataaccctcatgcgGTCGGATCTTTACG TTATCGCGTTGAGATGGTTGTAACTGATGATACTGCTGAAGGGACATTTGTTTGCTTTGATGGTGTTATGACGAAGTTGCATAATCTCCGGGCAAGTGAGGCGGTCCAGTTACTG GCTGAAGAAGGAGTGAACCCTGAGGATTCCGTGATGCCTCCGTTCGTTGCAGGAATGGAACGCAAGACCTACACTTTCCAAGTCCGTGTCACGCCCTACAACTTCACCGTCAACCACCAGACGTTCACCGTGTCGCGTATCATCAATGAGGTTGAGCGTGCACCAGCTCCAGAATTTGTCGATGAT GAAGGTGAtgacaatgatgatgatgatgcgcCAGACGGGCCTAACAACCGTGTGGAGTCTGGTTCCGGCAAGGGCAATTGTGAGACATCAAAGAGAGCTGGAAAGGAGCCAGTCGGTAATGTGCGTAAGAGGGCGCGTATTGCTTAA
- the LOC103832686 gene encoding uncharacterized protein LOC103832686 isoform X3, protein MSISRVFFSDLKSGKCSSVVEARLLRFWEARNVKRGGELMWVDMLLMDVNSTLIQATINANRLPRFRDRLAAGTMYSVSGFDVARCAQNFKLVDSSLMIRFNDSTEFDVLSDPVSPIPAEGFRFRNQTELVGLANTNTQLPDIIGEIVAVKSTVSDPPEDKNRVMVTVKLENDVSVTLSLFDAQAVLFHQKLGGMRDDPKVIVATSINPKMVGGRLFLNATSGTHVYYDKETHAGESLFYRLVARDTGLPSAAPLLKSYAKVETVTIAELNHFITTDSPQEIDFLCTARVSRVESDKGWCYVACSKCSKKLQRTVTSFECARCNNPHAVGSLRYRVEMVVTDDTAEGTFVCFDGVMTKLHNLRASEAVQLLAEEGVNPEDSVMPPFVAGMERKTYTFQVRVTPYNFTVNHQTFTVSRIINEVERAPAPEFVDDEGDDNDDDDAPDGPNNRVESGSGKGNCETSKRAGKEPVGNVRKRARIA, encoded by the exons ATGTCTATTTCGAGAGTCTTCTTCTCTGACCTGAAGTCCGGCAAATGCTCCTCCGTCGTCGAGGCCCGGCTTCTACGGTTCTGGGAGGCGAGGAACGTCAAACGCGGTGGCGAGCTGATGTGGGTCGATATGCTACTTATGGACGTGAAT TCGACTTTGATCCAAGCTACTATCAACGCGAATCGGCTTCCAAGGTTCCGAGATAGGCTCGCCGCCGGGACGATGTACTCTGTTTCTGGCTTTGACGTGGCTCGCTGTGCTCAGAACTTCAAGCTTGTGGACTCTTCTTTGATGATCCGGTTTAACGATTCCACCGAGTTTGACGTGTTATCTGATCCGGTCTCGCCAATACCGGCAGAGGGATTCCGGTTCCGTAACCAGACCGAGTTGGTTGGTTTAGCCAATACAAACACTCAGCTTCCAG ATATTATTGGTGAAATCGTGGCGGTGAAGAGCACCGTGTCTGACCCTCCGGAGGATAAGAACCGTGTCATGGTCACCGTCAAATTAGAAAA TGATGTGTCTGTCACTCTTAGTCTGTTTGACGCTCAAGCCGTTTTATTCCACCAGAAGCTTGGAGGCATGCGTGATGATCCTAAAGTGATTGTTGCCACAAGCATAAACCCGAAGATGGTTGGAG GTCGTTTATTCCTCAACGCAACGTCAGGAACACATGTTTATTATGATAAGGAGACACATGCAGGAGAGTCTTTATTTTACCG ATTGGTGGCTAGAGACACTGGTCTTCCGTCTGCCGCACCTCTCTTGAAGTCTTATGCGAAGGTTGAGACTGTGACAATTGCAGAGCTTAACCATTTTATCACTACGGATTCGCCACAG GAAATAGATTTCTTATGCACTGCGAGAGTTTCTCGGGTTGAATCGGACAAAGGGTGGTGCTATGTTGCGTGTTCTAAGTGCAGCAAGAAATTGCAACGCACTGTCACTTCTTTCGAATGTGCAcgctgtaataaccctcatgcgGTCGGATCTTTACG TTATCGCGTTGAGATGGTTGTAACTGATGATACTGCTGAAGGGACATTTGTTTGCTTTGATGGTGTTATGACGAAGTTGCATAATCTCCGGGCAAGTGAGGCGGTCCAGTTACTG GCTGAAGAAGGAGTGAACCCTGAGGATTCCGTGATGCCTCCGTTCGTTGCAGGAATGGAACGCAAGACCTACACTTTCCAAGTCCGTGTCACGCCCTACAACTTCACCGTCAACCACCAGACGTTCACCGTGTCGCGTATCATCAATGAGGTTGAGCGTGCACCAGCTCCAGAATTTGTCGATGAT GAAGGTGAtgacaatgatgatgatgatgcgcCAGACGGGCCTAACAACCGTGTGGAGTCTGGTTCCGGCAAGGGCAATTGTGAGACATCAAAGAGAGCTGGAAAGGAGCCAGTCGGTAATGTGCGTAAGAGGGCGCGTATTGCTTAA
- the LOC103832686 gene encoding uncharacterized protein LOC103832686 isoform X1, with protein sequence MSISRVFFSDLKSGKCSSVVEARLLRFWEARNVKRGGELMWVDMLLMDVNSTLIQATINANRLPRFRDRLAAGTMYSVSGFDVARCAQNFKLVDSSLMIRFNDSTEFDVLSDPVSPIPAEGFRFRNQTELVGLANTNTQLPDIIGEIVAVKSTVSDPPEDKNRVMVTVKLENDVSVTLSLFDAQAVLFHQKLGGMRDDPKVIVATSINPKMVGGRLFLNATSGTHVYYDKETHAGESLFYRLVARDTGLPSAAPLLKSYAKVETVTIAELNHFITTDSPQQQEIDFLCTARVSRVESDKGWCYVACSKCSKKLQRTVTSFECARCNNPHAVGSLRYRVEMVVTDDTAEGTFVCFDGVMTKLHNLRASEAVQLLAEEGVNPEDSVMPPFVAGMERKTYTFQVRVTPYNFTVNHQTFTVSRIINEVERAPAPEFVDDEGDDNDDDDAPDGPNNRVESGSGKGNCETSKRAGKEPVGNVRKRARIA encoded by the exons ATGTCTATTTCGAGAGTCTTCTTCTCTGACCTGAAGTCCGGCAAATGCTCCTCCGTCGTCGAGGCCCGGCTTCTACGGTTCTGGGAGGCGAGGAACGTCAAACGCGGTGGCGAGCTGATGTGGGTCGATATGCTACTTATGGACGTGAAT TCGACTTTGATCCAAGCTACTATCAACGCGAATCGGCTTCCAAGGTTCCGAGATAGGCTCGCCGCCGGGACGATGTACTCTGTTTCTGGCTTTGACGTGGCTCGCTGTGCTCAGAACTTCAAGCTTGTGGACTCTTCTTTGATGATCCGGTTTAACGATTCCACCGAGTTTGACGTGTTATCTGATCCGGTCTCGCCAATACCGGCAGAGGGATTCCGGTTCCGTAACCAGACCGAGTTGGTTGGTTTAGCCAATACAAACACTCAGCTTCCAG ATATTATTGGTGAAATCGTGGCGGTGAAGAGCACCGTGTCTGACCCTCCGGAGGATAAGAACCGTGTCATGGTCACCGTCAAATTAGAAAA TGATGTGTCTGTCACTCTTAGTCTGTTTGACGCTCAAGCCGTTTTATTCCACCAGAAGCTTGGAGGCATGCGTGATGATCCTAAAGTGATTGTTGCCACAAGCATAAACCCGAAGATGGTTGGAG GTCGTTTATTCCTCAACGCAACGTCAGGAACACATGTTTATTATGATAAGGAGACACATGCAGGAGAGTCTTTATTTTACCG ATTGGTGGCTAGAGACACTGGTCTTCCGTCTGCCGCACCTCTCTTGAAGTCTTATGCGAAGGTTGAGACTGTGACAATTGCAGAGCTTAACCATTTTATCACTACGGATTCGCCACAG CAGCAGGAAATAGATTTCTTATGCACTGCGAGAGTTTCTCGGGTTGAATCGGACAAAGGGTGGTGCTATGTTGCGTGTTCTAAGTGCAGCAAGAAATTGCAACGCACTGTCACTTCTTTCGAATGTGCAcgctgtaataaccctcatgcgGTCGGATCTTTACG TTATCGCGTTGAGATGGTTGTAACTGATGATACTGCTGAAGGGACATTTGTTTGCTTTGATGGTGTTATGACGAAGTTGCATAATCTCCGGGCAAGTGAGGCGGTCCAGTTACTG GCTGAAGAAGGAGTGAACCCTGAGGATTCCGTGATGCCTCCGTTCGTTGCAGGAATGGAACGCAAGACCTACACTTTCCAAGTCCGTGTCACGCCCTACAACTTCACCGTCAACCACCAGACGTTCACCGTGTCGCGTATCATCAATGAGGTTGAGCGTGCACCAGCTCCAGAATTTGTCGATGAT GAAGGTGAtgacaatgatgatgatgatgcgcCAGACGGGCCTAACAACCGTGTGGAGTCTGGTTCCGGCAAGGGCAATTGTGAGACATCAAAGAGAGCTGGAAAGGAGCCAGTCGGTAATGTGCGTAAGAGGGCGCGTATTGCTTAA
- the LOC103832688 gene encoding uncharacterized protein LOC103832688, producing the protein MNLSSSSESLIDDLLDDYWFFENLFTRRSRVLRYCHSDPYPSSSSSLTSPEKVGDLDEKKSLEASTGRCLIRAASIDGRKGETKQFSEKTRVQEPRPVGSFLRQKEPVVLPKSAGSCSAPGKIQEASTDRCLVRAPSLPPRIEKRNVDYEAKKMISKLTRQFSEKIRVLEPKTTGERYLHKKKRNSERNMTEGGSSSSSSSSSVKISLQRTQTMPNNIREEDELEDHETDSRMGFLIREALASSQNVPKVSINPRQRPPRQLRSEETVMVKQGSSSSKTLRKTVSSIETTKEIQRLKGYDDQLVEPHGLATPPRVPKDSRKEMKDQIKFWARAVASNVRQEC; encoded by the exons ATGAATCTCTCAAGTTCAAGTGAATCACTTATTGATGATCTTCTAGATGATTACTGGTTCTTTGAGAACTTATTTACCAGAAGGTCGAGAGTCTTAAGGTATTGTCACTCAGATCCTtacccatcttcttcttcttctttgacatCTCCTGAAAAAGTGGGAGATTTAGATGAGAAGAAGTCTTTAGAAGCCTCCACAGGGAGATGTTTGATCAGGGCAGCTTCTATAGATGGAAGAAAAGGAGAGACAAAGCAGTTCTCTGAAAAGACTAGGGTTCAAGAACCGAGACCAGTTGGATCTTTCTTGCGGCAAAAGGAACCTGTGGTTCTTCCCAAATCTGCTGGATCTTGTTCTGCTCCAGGAAAGATTCAAGAAGCTTCCACCGACCGCTGTTTGGTCCGAGCACCCTCTTTGCCGCCTCGGATAGAAAAAAGAAATGTTGATTACGAGGCAAAGAAGATGATCAGTAAGCTGACGCGTCAGTTCTCTGAGAAGATTAGGGTTCTAGAACCGAAGACAACGGGTGAACGTTACTTGCATAAGAAGAAAAGGAATAGTGAAAGGAACATGACAGAAGgtggtagtagtagtagtagtagcagCAGCAGTGTCAAGATTAGTTTGCAAAGAACTCAAACGATGCCAAATAAcataagagaagaagatgaacttgAAGATCACGAAACCGACTCAAGAATGGGATTCTTGATCCGTGAAGCACTCGCTAGCTCACAAAATGTTCCAAAG GTTTCAATCAATCCAAGGCAGAGACCACCAAGACAGCTGAGATCAGAAGAAACTGTTATGGTCAAACAAGGAAGCTCAAGTTCCAAAACGCTGCGTAAAACGGTAAGTAGCATAGAAACAACCAAAGAGATTCAAAGGCTGAAAGGTTATGATGACCAGCTGGTCGAGCCACATGGATTAGCTACACCGCCTAGGGTTCCAAAGGATTCGAGGAAAGAAATGAAGGATCAGATCAAGTTTTGGGCTCGGGCAGTTGCTAGTAATGTCAGACAAGAGTGCTGA